From the genome of Streptomyces sp. NBC_01304:
GTGAGATGACGACCGTGCTGGCCGAGGCCGGCATCGAGGCGACGACCACCAAGGTGCGTTCGGGCGAGGCGGAACTGAGCCGGATCACCGGGGCCAAGGCCCCGTCCGGCAAGCCGCTCGACAGCGCGGCCGCACCCAAGCCGAAGAACACGAACCTCCCCTTCCGCGGCCTGGGCACCAGCAAGGACGCCACCCGTGGAACCGGCGGCAGCGGTGGCGGAAGCGGCGGCACCGGCGGCAAGGGCGGCGGCAAGTCCCGCAAGTCCGGCGAGGCCCGCAAGCTCGCGGAGGCGCGCAAGGCGGCCCAGGTGCGGCGGGGCGGCGGCCGCTAGCCCTTCCTTGGAGGATCGGATGGCCCTCCCTTGGAGGATCGGACGAGCGGGCAGGGGCAACACCTGGACGATCCGTCCGGGCGGCGCAATCCCGGCGGCATGGGACAATGAAGTACGTGCGTTTCCTCGGCTGACCTGCCCGAGGGTCACCTCCGAACGACTGGATGTTCTGCACGTGCGTTTCCTCAATGACATCAAGCCGCCGTACGACCTCACGTACGACGATGTGTTCATGGTGCCGAGCCGCTCCGCCGTCGGCTCCCGGCAGGGCGTGGACCTGTCCGCCCCCGACGGGACGGGCACCACGATCCCGCTGGTCGTGGCGAACATGACCGCGATCGCCGGCCGCCGCATGGCCGAGACCGTCGCCCGTCGCGGTGGCCTCGTGGTCATCCCGCAGGACATCCCGATCGAGGTCGTCACCGAGGTCATCTCCTGGGTCAAGACCCGTCACCTGGTCCTGGACACCCCGATCATCCTGGCCCCGTCCCAGACCGTCGCCGACGCGCTGTCGCTGCTGCCCAAGCGGGCGCACGGCGCCGGTGTCGTGGTGGACGCGGACGGCAGGCCGGTCGGCGTCGTCACCGAGTCCGACCTGACCGGTGTGGACCGCTTCACCCAGCTCTCCGAGGTCATGTCGAAGGAGCTCCTGCTCATCGACGCCGACATCGACCCGCGCGAGGCGTTCAACAAGCTCGACGCCGGGCACCGCAAGGTCGCCCCCGCCGTCGACAAGGACGGCAAGCTCGTCGGCATCCTGACCCGCAAGGGCGCCCTGCGCGCGACCCTCTACACCCCGGCCGTCGACGCCGACGGCAAGCTGCGCATCGCCGCCGCTGTCGGCATCAACGGCGACGTGGCGGGCAAGGCCAAGCAGCTCCTGGACGCCGGCGCCGACACCATCGTGGTGGACACCGCGCACGGCCACCAGGAGTCGATGATCGCCGCGATCAAGGCCGTCCGCGGCCTGGACCCGCAGGTTCCGATCGTCGCGGGCAACATCGTCGCCGCCGAGGGCGTCAAGGACCTCATCGAGGCCGGCGCGGACATCATCAAGGTCGGTGTGGGCCCCGGCGCCATGTGCACCACCCGCATGATGACCGGTGTGGGCCGCCCGCAGTTCTCCGCGGTCCTGGAGTGCGCGGCCGAGGCCAAGAAGTACGGCAAGCACGTCTGGGCCGACGGCGGCGTCCGGCACCCGCGCGACGTCGCGATGGCGCTTGCGGCCGGTGCGTCGAACGTCATGATCGGTTCGTGGTTCGCCGGTACCTACGAGTCCCCGGGCGACCTGCAGCAGGACGCCAAGGGGCGCGCGTACAAGGAGTCCTTCGGCATGGCGTCCGCGCGCGCCGTCCGCAACCGGACCTCCGAGGAGTCCTCGTACGACCGTGCCCGCAAGGCGCTCTTCGAGGAGGGCATCTCCACCTCGCGGATGTACCTCGACCCGGCCCGTCCGGGCGTCGAGGATCTGGTCGACTCGATCATCGCGGGCGTCCGCTCCTCCTGCACCTACGCCGGTGCGGGCTCCCTCGCGGAGTTCGAGGAGAAGGCCGTCGTCGGCATCCAGTCGGCCGCCGGTTACGCCGAGGGCAAGCCGCTGCACGCCAGCTGGAGCTAGTGCCTGGCCGGCGATCGCTTGACGGTGGGCGTCGGCCGGCGCGTGGCGCGGGGGCTCCGCCCCCGGACCCCCGCTCCTCAAACGCCGGAGGGGCCGGGTTTATCCCTTCCACGGCCCTGATCGTCTCCGTACGATCAGGGCCGTGGTACGTCCAGCCCTCGCCGCAGGCCGCGCAGTCGCCGTGCTCGACCACTTCGCCGCGCACCCCGAACAGTCGTATTCGCTCAGCGAGTTGAGCGAGGCGCTCGACGTCAATCTCGCGTCGCTGCTGTCTGTTCTGCAGGCGCTCGTCGATGCCGGGTATCTCGTACGTCATCCACGGCGCAAGACGTACGGGCTCGGCATGTCCCTCGTCGCCGTGGGGCATGCGGCGCTGACCCGGCATCGTGTCGTCGACCGGGCGCGCGCTGAACTGCGGGCCCTCGCCGCCGAGTCGGGGATCGCGTGCGTCGTGAGCACGGTCGCCGGGGACAGCATCGTGGTCCTTGCCGTGGAGGGGCGGGCCGCGGGGCGGCCGCCCGAGGTGTGGGCGGGGCAGCGGCTGCCGCTGCTTCCGCCGCTGGGGCAGGTGTTCCTCGCCTGGTCGGGGGCGGGGTCGGGGGAGATCCGGCGGTGGCTGGACCGGACGGCGGCCGGGGTGGTGCTGCCGGAACATCTGGACGCGGCCATGGCGGCGGTACGCGGCCGGGGCTGGTCCGCGAACCGTGACACGCCCGCCCGGACCGCGCTCGGCGAGGCGCTGGCCCGGCTGTCGGACCGGCCTCGTGATTCTCAACTGCGGTCACGGGTAGCCGAGTTGGTGGCGTCCCTCGGTGAGGATTATGAGCTGCTCGCCGTCGAGCCGGGCGAGCGGTACCGGCTCGCGACCCTCTCCGCGCCCGTCTTCGACCAGCACGGGACGGTCGCCCTCGCGCTCACCGCGACCGGGCTGCCCGAGCTGACAGGGGAGCGCCTCGTCGGACTTGCGGAGCAACTCGGCGCCGTGGCGGGGGTTTTGGGTGAGGAGATCGGCGGCGGGCGGCCGCCGGTCGGGACGGCCGGGTGAGGAGCGCGCCGCCCCTGTCGGCGGGCCGGGGCGCCGAGTCCCGGTTCTGGGTACGCGAATCGCCCCTCGGTGATCACCGAGGGGCGATTCGCGTACCTCACCGCTTCGGGAGCAGCCACCGGGACAGCGCGGCCGTGACGAGCAGCAGCGCGGCCACCGTGATCAGGCCCGTCCGCAGGCCGGCCAGTGAGAAGTCGGTCCCGTCCTGGGCGATCAGCGCGCCGAAGAGGGCCACGGCCAGCGCGCCGCCCGTCTGGCGCACGGCGTTGAACACGCCGGACGCGGTTCCGGTGCGCTCGGCCGGGACGCTGTTCATGAGCAGGCCGGTCAGGGCGGGGACGAGGATCGCGCCGCCCGTGCTGAGCGGGATGAGGAGGACGAGGAGCAGCCAGATCGGGGTGGTCGCGGAGAGCGGGAGCAGGGCCAGCATCGACAGGACGAAGACCAGCTGTCCGCCGACGATCACCGGACGGTGGCCGATGCGCTCGGTCAGGCGGGGGGAGAGGAAGTTCATGGCGGTGACCAGGACGGCCATCGGCATGAACACCAGGCCGGTAGCGGTCGCGGACAGGCCGAGGAGCTGCTGGCAGTACAGGCCGAGGAGGAAGATCCCGCCGTAGAAGCAGGCGTTGACCGTGAAGCCGACCGCGAGGGAGGCGGCCACCGGGCGGGAGCGGAGCAGCTCGAGCGGCACCATCGGGGCGCGGTGCCGGGACTCCATGCGGTGGAATGCCAGGCCGGAGAGGAGCGCGACGGCGAGTGCGGTGAGCACGGGGGTGCTGGTCCAGCCCTGCGCGCCGCCCTCGATGACGGCGAAGGCGAGGCTCGCGAGAGCGAGTACGGCCGTCAGCTGTCCGCCCACGTCGAAGGGCGCGGGGCGGCGCGGGGAGCGGGGGGTTCGGCGGAGCAGGGCAAGGATCGCGAGGCCGACCGGGAGGTTGAGGAGGAAGACCGCGCGCCAGCCGTACGACTCGGTGAGCAGGCCGCCGATCACCGGGCCGATCGCGAGAGTCACCGAACCGCCCGCCGCCCACATCGCGAGGGCACGGCCGCGGGCACGCGGGTCGTCGTACGCCTGGCGGATCAGGGAGAGCGAGGCCGGCATCACGATCGCGGCGGACGCACCCTGCAGAACGCGGGCCGCGACCAGCGTCCCGATGCCGGGGGCAAGGGCGCAGAGCAGGGAGGCGAGGGTGAAGAGGGCGACGCCCCAGGCGTAGGCGCGGCGGGCGCCCGCCCGGTCGGCGAGGGCGCCGGCCGAGACCATCAGGGCGGCGAACATCAGGGTGTACGCGTCGACCACCCACTGCAGGCCGGTCATGCCGCTGTGCAGGCTCGAACCGATCGACGGGAGCGCGATGTTGACCGCGGAGACGTCGATGGTGATGACGGTGAAACCGAGGAGGGAGGCGAGGAGGGTGGGCAGTGGGCTGGCCGGGCGGACCGGGGTGGTCACCTGCGGTGGGCTGATGGTGGACGTCATGGCGGTGGGACCTCCGGGCAGTCGGCGGACGGGCAGGCGGGAGCAGGTCCGTCGCGGTGGTGTACGGCGCCGCTCCGCGCCGACGGCCTCGGTCCGGCCGTGCGGCCCGCAGTCGGCGCGGCGCCGGAACCTCCGGCACACCACGTCCTTGGACGAGCGAGGTGCAGGCGGCCCCGGTCGTCGCGGCCGCGGTCCGGCGTCGTGCGCCCCCTGGGTCCGCGGCGGCCGGGCCGCCCGCATCCGGTGACCACTGTCCGCCGCCCCCGCGAAGCGCGGCAGACCGCGGCTCACCGGGGCGCCGCGTTCCTGGGTGTGGCACGGCCCCCCAGCACAAATGCGTGTGGGGGACACTGGTCCGATGAGCAGCAGTGGCGGTGGCAGCGGCAGCGGTACGGAACTCGGCCGGTATCTACGGGCCAGGCGCGGCCTGGTCTCCCCGCAGGAGGCCGGTCTGCCCGCGGGCGGCGGCATCCGCCGCACCCCCGGCCTGCGCCGCGAGGAGCTGGCCACCATGTCGGGCGTCAGCGTCGACTACTACACGCGCCTGGAGCGCGGCCGCGAAACGAACCCCTCCCCGGCCGTCCTCGACGCCATCGCCCGCGTCCTGCGGCTGACCGGCGACGCCCACGAACGCCTCCACGAGCTCGCCGAGCTCGCCTCGGGACGCCTCACCGAACCCCGGTCCGCCGACGACCGCACGGTCCGCCCGTCCGTTCTGCGCATGCTGGACGCGGTCAGCCCGATGCCCGGGTACGTCGCCAGCCGCTACAGCTACGTCCTGGCCGCCAACCCGGCGGGCCGCGCGCTTCTCCCCGGCCTGTGGGACTGGCCGCCCGAGCAGCGCAACATCCCCCGCTATCTCTTCCTCCACCCGGTGGGCCGCACGCTCTACCAGCCCTGGGAGGAGACCGTCGCCAAGTCCGTCGCCCATCTGCGGGCCGTCAGCGGCGTCGACCCCGACGCCGCCGAGCTGACCGCCCTCGTCGGTGAACTCCTCATCAAGTCACCGGAGTTCGCCCGCATTTGGGAGCGCTACGACGTCAGTGAGCGCGAGGGGGGAACCAAGACCTTCGCGCACCCGCAGGTCGGCGGGATGACCCTGACGTACGAGGTGATGCCGCTGGCCCGCTCCGGCGGCCAGCGGCTCGTCGTCTACCAGGCCGAGCCGGGCAGCGCGGACGAGGCGGCGATGCTGAAACTGACGGGCTGAGCGACGGGCAGGGGCCGGGCGCGCGCGACCTGGATCCCCTGTCCGCCGAACGCTGGACGGGCTGATCAACCGCCGGGCGGGCCGAAGGCGCCGCG
Proteins encoded in this window:
- a CDS encoding IclR family transcriptional regulator domain-containing protein, with the protein product MVRPALAAGRAVAVLDHFAAHPEQSYSLSELSEALDVNLASLLSVLQALVDAGYLVRHPRRKTYGLGMSLVAVGHAALTRHRVVDRARAELRALAAESGIACVVSTVAGDSIVVLAVEGRAAGRPPEVWAGQRLPLLPPLGQVFLAWSGAGSGEIRRWLDRTAAGVVLPEHLDAAMAAVRGRGWSANRDTPARTALGEALARLSDRPRDSQLRSRVAELVASLGEDYELLAVEPGERYRLATLSAPVFDQHGTVALALTATGLPELTGERLVGLAEQLGAVAGVLGEEIGGGRPPVGTAG
- a CDS encoding MFS transporter, whose translation is MTSTISPPQVTTPVRPASPLPTLLASLLGFTVITIDVSAVNIALPSIGSSLHSGMTGLQWVVDAYTLMFAALMVSAGALADRAGARRAYAWGVALFTLASLLCALAPGIGTLVAARVLQGASAAIVMPASLSLIRQAYDDPRARGRALAMWAAGGSVTLAIGPVIGGLLTESYGWRAVFLLNLPVGLAILALLRRTPRSPRRPAPFDVGGQLTAVLALASLAFAVIEGGAQGWTSTPVLTALAVALLSGLAFHRMESRHRAPMVPLELLRSRPVAASLAVGFTVNACFYGGIFLLGLYCQQLLGLSATATGLVFMPMAVLVTAMNFLSPRLTERIGHRPVIVGGQLVFVLSMLALLPLSATTPIWLLLVLLIPLSTGGAILVPALTGLLMNSVPAERTGTASGVFNAVRQTGGALAVALFGALIAQDGTDFSLAGLRTGLITVAALLLVTAALSRWLLPKR
- a CDS encoding helix-turn-helix domain-containing protein gives rise to the protein MSSSGGGSGSGTELGRYLRARRGLVSPQEAGLPAGGGIRRTPGLRREELATMSGVSVDYYTRLERGRETNPSPAVLDAIARVLRLTGDAHERLHELAELASGRLTEPRSADDRTVRPSVLRMLDAVSPMPGYVASRYSYVLAANPAGRALLPGLWDWPPEQRNIPRYLFLHPVGRTLYQPWEETVAKSVAHLRAVSGVDPDAAELTALVGELLIKSPEFARIWERYDVSEREGGTKTFAHPQVGGMTLTYEVMPLARSGGQRLVVYQAEPGSADEAAMLKLTG
- a CDS encoding GuaB1 family IMP dehydrogenase-related protein, which gives rise to MHVRFLNDIKPPYDLTYDDVFMVPSRSAVGSRQGVDLSAPDGTGTTIPLVVANMTAIAGRRMAETVARRGGLVVIPQDIPIEVVTEVISWVKTRHLVLDTPIILAPSQTVADALSLLPKRAHGAGVVVDADGRPVGVVTESDLTGVDRFTQLSEVMSKELLLIDADIDPREAFNKLDAGHRKVAPAVDKDGKLVGILTRKGALRATLYTPAVDADGKLRIAAAVGINGDVAGKAKQLLDAGADTIVVDTAHGHQESMIAAIKAVRGLDPQVPIVAGNIVAAEGVKDLIEAGADIIKVGVGPGAMCTTRMMTGVGRPQFSAVLECAAEAKKYGKHVWADGGVRHPRDVAMALAAGASNVMIGSWFAGTYESPGDLQQDAKGRAYKESFGMASARAVRNRTSEESSYDRARKALFEEGISTSRMYLDPARPGVEDLVDSIIAGVRSSCTYAGAGSLAEFEEKAVVGIQSAAGYAEGKPLHASWS